Genomic segment of Zootoca vivipara chromosome 4, rZooViv1.1, whole genome shotgun sequence:
CAAATTCAGTTAGGGAAGCCCCTAATAATTTTTTTCGCACCATGGTGAGAATGAAGCATATAATGTTTAGTAGGGTGTATTTTTCTACTCCAGCTGTAATGAAGGCAGATGATTTAGTGATATTACTATGTCATGCATTttcctgtttttatattgtaaacggCCCTGTGATCCTCGAATGAAGGAGCGGCATaggaattcaataaataaataaatttaattcttaaaagttaaatttaaaatttaaaatctttaCCTCTCACAGATGATTTATTAGTCACTGATATCTAAGGCAAAAAGAGTAGAATGGATTGTTAATTGTTGCATTTTCATATTATGTGGTGAGTGCTTTGGAACCGATTTTAGGGCAGTGCGGCTGTTAAGCAATGGCGACGACAATGTGGTGAAATACAGTATGTTAGGGGAAACTATGCATGGAAATGTATTGTAAatgtagtgaaaataacatgcacagTGCATTACATTCGCTTGCCAAAATGGGTCTACCGTAGTAGGCTTAATTGCGTACAAAACTCAGTATATTAGGGAAATGCACACTAAATTGGTGATACATTTTCATGAGGATAGATGAAATGTATGAACAGATGTAAGAATAGGGTAAATTAAAACTTAAGATTGGTAAAATGAGAAACCAACATTGAGAAATTTGCCCATCCCTCTTACCGTAGTTAGTACCTTGGTAGTCCTATGGACAAAGGAGATTTCTGAACAGGCTGTTAAAAGGTTTGCAGTATTTTGGGTTCCCCAACAATCATTATGTCTTGGGTTTAAAATTTCCTAGAAAACTATATTCATTCACTGTGCAGGCTTTATAGAAAAATATCAGGCACTAAGTGAGGGACTGTGGGTAATTTGCAAAGGTAATACTGTGCAGAGTTTGAGCTTGGGATTGCATGCATCGCATGAGTCCTTCTTCCCAGCAGGTCCTCCATTTGCAGCATGGGGGCAGCACACTGTAAGGAAGGACTCACATGTAATCTctacctaaagcaggcatccccaaacttcggccctccagatgttttggactacaattcccatcttccctgaccactggtcctgttagctagggatcatgggagttataggccaaaacatctggagggccacaagtttggggatacctgacctAAAGTATCATATTTTTTGGAAGACAACACAACCAAACACTGTCTCTCTTGTGTTTTGCCAGTAGCTTCCCAGTTGCTATTAATGTTAGTTAAGTGCCGACTCTCCCTCCTGAATGAAAATATTTGTAGTGTGATCCAGTTTTGCACATGACTCTTTAAATGACCCACTTGTGTGCCAGGGCTGAAAGTAATTTGGAAGCAAATTGTAAGGAGCATGGAAGTTCCTTCTCCTTATGTATACCAGCCATGTAAGCCCTTTTGAGTgcagctgtgctgtttttatctggtttctttcttttcatttgtagATGAGCAGTGttgatgttttatttctgttttgtaaacTACCTGATAATTTTTGCAGTGGTAAGTGGTATGcagatatatttaaataaaacaaacaaatatattccaTCTGTCTAGGGGAAACAGATGGTTGTGGGAAATTTTAAGAGCCTCAGTGATCAATAACCCGTTGTAGGATATTTTGCAACCGGAAAAGTACACCCATAAACAATGGTAAACAGTGGTTTGAAAAGGCTGTGAAATTCAAGATGTAGTTGATGTTTCTTGTGCAGAGCACAGATGTATAGAATTGAGTTGTGTGTTTACAATAGTAATCTGTGAGAATTACATCACTCTACCTTACCTCATTTTATTTGGATGAGTGTATATTTGCAATAATTTTTGCCATATATTTGTGTTCTGAGCTTACTGTGTTATGCCATTCACCTGCTTCTGAAGCACCAGCACAATTCTGACTTTCTTAGCAGATGCCCGCTTGGCTTCCCTGTAACTGTCACCTGCACTTGACAACTCTTTGATTTGTAGTATTCCACTTCACTTCTTCTGTGCTCTGTTTTTACCAGTAGTTTCATCTTTGGAAAACAGACTACAACACTTCAGAGAACATTACCTATTGCATGTTGCTCTCAAGTCATTTTAAATATGGAAACTCATGCCCGATTAAGAGCTATCATTTCCCACTCTCTTCACTACATACAAGAGATAAGGAATTTGTGGTGAGCACActtgtttccttccttttctctaggggtagggaacctctggcccgcAGACAAATCTTCACCTGCCAGGTAGTCCAATTttgcccacaaggccatttctaCAAAACCACACCCAGCTGTCAGTCAGCTGCTGCCACCAactgatgtcagctgatgggcaggggaAGGTTCAGTCCTGCTGGGATTTGCCTTACCAGTGTTCCCATGTGGAATGCACTGGTGAAGTAGATCCCTGCAGAGACCAAAATTCAGTCCTCCACTCAGCTGGTGAGCAGAGTGTTTAATCCTGCTATGCCAGCTTGTCCAATTGCCCTGTCAGATGTTGAGGGGAGATGAAGATCCAGCCCACTGGGCCAAAAAGTTTCCCTACTTTTGCTTTGCTCTCTTTTACCAGTATAaaatccctctccctctcattttCAGCATTAATTCTGCCAGCACCAGCTGGCTACACCAGTTGGTTGCAAATTGAAGGCAACCATGGTGTTAACCTTGGTACGGGTATGAGGCCCCTGGTGTGATGAACactgaaaaaggaaaagataATTCGTTCAGAAGGGGTGTTTGAGCCTTCCTTGTGCTCCTGATTTTGACTATGGATAAGAAGGTCACTGAGATTGCATATTTAAAATGATTCTATCTTTATCTGGACAGCCATTGTTGGTTATTTGTCCCAGTTGGTTTTGGTGCAACCTGAAATCTGTTTCGCACCTAGCAGACCAGACTATTAAGCCTCCCTTAATTCTTCCTTCTCTCCATTTTAAGACTGGACAAATTGCTTACTTTGGGACTTTCATTCCACCCTCCATTTTCTCACCTGCCCCCCTTTTTGCTTAACATCTCACCTGAAGAACAGTTCTGGAAAATTCTGTAACTTTCTTACTACTTTCCAACGTGGGCATTACCCTAGTGAGGCTTTTTACATTCTACATTGTCTTCAGTGtgctttggaaaaaataataataatggatgagCAAGCTTTGAATGTTGCCTCTACTGCTTTGTTGCTATTTACCCCTCATTTCTTCTCCCCGGCTTTCCTTCCTTGGGATCTGTGCCAGGCACTTGTACTCTCTCTTCTAGtcttgtttcctttctttttaattcctTCCAATTATCCTCTTAAATAGGGCTCCCTAAACATACTGAACCCAATATCCCCCCTCTTCACCTATTTGTTTTTTTCCTCCATTTTTCTTGCTCTTATTATTCTATGAAGCCAGCTATTTGACCAGTTTCCCCAaattcctccctttcttcccccctcccaattgtcTAATTGGCTGCTGTTACCTGCATTCCCACCCTCTCTGACAAGTAAATACAAGATCAACTAAACCACTAGCTTACTGAAACACCAGCAAAGAATGTATTTTGACTAGTGTGCAGCATTCCAGGCTGTTCTTTAGTTGACTTTCTAAGCAAAGACTTCCAAGCAAAGAATTTTGGTTGCTCCGGCACAAATTTCATGAAGCAATGTGGGAACCTCTTTAAGattatagaatcttagagctggaagggacccaagggagtccagccccctgtaatgcaggaatctcagctaaagcatccatgacagatggccatccaacctctgcttaaaaacctccaaggaaggagagtccaccacctcccgagggagtctgttctactgcctaacagctcttgctatcagaaagttttaccgaatgtttagtcggaatctcctttcttgtaacttgaagccattgcctggAGTCCTATCCTCCAGGGTGAGAGAAAACAAGCGTGTAGCATTCTAGTTTGAAAGCAGTTCTAAAACGTTATAAAAATGCTTATATGCCATTTTTCAAAAGTTAAAACATGAGGGATAAATTTCATTTGGTAGGGCTTGGAACTGTTTCAGTTTCTAGGATTCAGCATtagttgtgtgtggttttttaaaaaagaaaatagctcCTGGGCAAGGCTGGCTTCCCGATGGACAGGGCAGCTGTGATATTTTTCCAGGTCTGTATCAGGCTGTCCCATCTCAGCACCTTTCCAGATCTTCCTGCATGGGTGTTGCTCCATTCTGCCACTAGGTGCCGCTGTAGTTTGCTCCTGGTTCATATGAGAGAGAGGGACTCTGTGAACAAAGGAAaatatgctattttttttaaaataaatccttaATAATTAACCCCACCTAAGGTGTAAAATCGTATTTTAGCATATGTCTGATTTTAGTGCTGGAAGGCTGAGCTACCTAGATTCTAAGGTAGATGAGAACCTGTGTGATCTTCTTTTTCTAGAATCCACCTGGTCCACCAGCACAAATGGAGAAATAGTAAGATTTCCTCTTAATAGTCAAGGCATAAGTAATCTTTGTTAAGCTTTTCCAAGTAAGAATATAACAAGCGCCTTGATAAGAAGAAGTGCCTTGATGCATCAGCTCACCTTGTTTCACATTCTTTGGAAGAATCCTAGCCACCCAGCAGGTGCACTGTGGTTGACAGGAAATTGGTTGGTAGCCCACTGTTGGGATTATAGTATGCCTTTTGTTACACCCTGATCTACTATGATGTTCAGACCATAAAGTTTTTCTTGTGTGTATGAGCGTGAGCATCTTATTTTAAGATTTTGTCTCTCTCTGGATTAGTTAACGTTTAACGTTCACCTTTTCTTGAATTTGTGCTTACGtctataacaataacaataatttattttttatacctcgcccatctggctgggtttccccagccactctgggcggcttccaccaaaggattaaaaatatggtacattaaaacatcagtcattaaaaacttccctgaacagggctggtTAGCATTTAGAACCTagttgcttatttgtttttaaattccctCCTCTTCTTGTTTGTAGTTCCCAGAGAGCTGGTAGAACTTCATCTGAAACTGATGAGGAAGATCGGAAAATCCGTCACAGCAGACCGCTGGGAAAAATACTTGATCAAGGTAAGTTGTTCTTACATTGAATGCTTTGAAACTCTGCTACTGGGTGATATATGATGTTGGGAATCCCTGAAACCATGGTCAGAAATTGGGGGTATCTGTGCCAATTTTTGATTCTGTATTGTTTAATATTAGATATAGTATGCAGATGTAATCATTACCATCCAGAAATAATTTAAAGGAATTTCCAGAGCACACAAAAATCAACGTCTCTATAATACAATTTTTCCCACCCCTACCAGTCAGTGCTTGGTGGTGAAGCCAATCAGGCTGGTGGGAACCTTTAAtatggccttctcggtggtggccccacAATTATGGTAGTCAGTTCTTTCTAAGGTTGGGCAGGTCTCATCCATCACATCCTTTAAACGGgactaaacagaggttggatgaccatctgtcatggattctttagttatgattccggcattgcagcaggttggactagatgagccttggggtcccttctagctccacagtactatgattctatgactgttaTTTCCTCTGATTAATAGGGCTGTTGCTGCCTGTATCTGGCTAAAAAAAATTGTTCCTGTTTTATCTCTGTACTGGTGTTTAGCTTTTAGTATTGTTTCTGACTGGATTCtaaagtgttttttttgtgtttgaatttgtatttttatatatgttgtgaactgctttgtAGCACATGTTCTCAATAAGCAGaccataaatcaaataaataaataaataaatacccaccCTAGtgttaggatcgtcctactcgcatgtaggaccctggtagaactggcatgttctctccctcctggtcggtcgggagcttcaaaagctttctctagcCCGagcatcacagtgactgataccaagaggcatcagcacacttacggaacCTGCAGAGTATTAGCGGTTCGCGTAACAAACTCAGTAgccaggggaagcccagccagatgtgtggggtataaacaataaattattattattatagtagcaCAACATTTTGgttaatctactttatttacatataatacactcggagcattctgacttagctccttcctctttctcatcagacagcaaagagaaagaacaaaggaaaatagtCCCacatcacggaacacagtaacatcaaaacatcctgtctccgtcacttcccacactgtggaatgtaaacatacaccatcatgtgacaAACAGCAATCTCATGACTGCAAGCACGGAGCAGGAATCCTAACACCTAGGTCCCCATATTGTTGGTTTAACAGCAATCCACATCCCTCTGCTTTTTCCAGTTCCTGTTTTATTCCTACAAAAACTGAAACTTTAGGTAACACTTCGTTGAGTATGGGTGCCATGATGGGAGATCACTCCGTACTTAATTTAAAcaattttcctttcagatgtGTCAAGATTTCAACAGCACTTGGGCATGGGAAATGGAGAAAAAAGGATACTTCGAAATGAGCATGGAATGCAAGTTGGGAATATTGAAGGTACTATTATCTTCAACTCACTTGATAGTTTTCTGGAATACCTGTGATGATACCTGATAATCCTCCAAACACCATTTATAGCATTATGAGTTTATCGTGGGCTTATACACCCCCCACCTTCACAATTCCCTCACATTTTCCAATTTCCTTCACTGTTTCTGGGTTGACCTagctccaaaccatggtttgagtgGGTGCAAACTATGGTTTTGAGGTTAATGCTAGTCATAGTTTGGAAGATAGTCCAAACTAAGCCTTTATAATAAATACTTACCATGCAAAAATTATGAGAGGCTCTAGAAATATTGTTATTCAGCACTTGGTTTGATATATTTCTGTTTCTGCATATGCACTGATAACAGAAAATCATTTCCAAATTCTCTCTGAGCAAATTGAGTGCAGATTCTCAgtagattttatttttgtggaCTGTTGGGTGTTCCTAAAGCCAGCTCCCCTCTACTTCACGCATTTCATTAAAAGAAACCACTTCAATGAaagattataatatatatatttattgtttgcCGGTATATTGAAAAGCCAGTGGATCATTTAATGTATGCAGTGCTTGAGATTACTGTAGAGTGCTTCATAAACATAATCTCAATAATCcttacacaacaaccctgtgagttagaaCCTTGTTTTAGTGAATttaatttaatgtatttaaaatattttaaggctGCCTTTAAGGGCAAAAGCCAGCTTTCAAGATAAAAACGTACAACGAAACACAGTAAATACAGccacaataaataaacaaaacagcaaaaaaccATTAACTAAATAGAACCGAAACTGATGGTAGCTCAATAAGAACAGCTCAAAGAAGGCCAAGGAGAACATATATGTCTTCCAAAAGACATAAACCAACAGCACCTGCCAGACcccagatcaggggtcagcagactttatcagcagggagccggtccactgtccctcagaccttgtggggggccagactatgtgggggggggaataaatgaattcctatgccccacaaataacccagcgatgcatttcaaataaaagcacacgttctactcctgtaaaaacgccaggcaggccccacaaataacccagagatgcatttcaaataaaagcacatgttctactcctgtaaaaacgccaggcaggccccacaaataacccagagatgaatttcaaataaaagcacatgttctactcctgtaaaaacaccaggcaggccccacaaataacccagagatgcatttcaaataaaagcacacgttctactcctgtaaaaacgccaggcaggccccacaaataacccagagatgcatttcaaataaaagcacacattctactcatgtaaaaacacactgattcctggaccatccgcggattggatttagaaggcgattgggccgcatccggcccccaggccttaggttgcctacccatgccgcAGATGATAAAGCATCCCAGCAATGTGGGACACAGCAATTAAAGGCCTCATTGGTTTCCACCAGTCTTAACTGCAGGCACTTGAGAACGACCTCCATTGTTTGTGCTAAAGTATAAGGAGGTCTGATATAGTTGTAGGTGGAATGTTATGGGATTTGGGCCCAAACCGTTTTGGGCTTGAAAATGCCCTTGTGACCCCTGTGAGAGAGGGCTGTCACAATAACTAGTTGTCTTTCTCCCAGGCGacatggtgggtgggtgtcattCATTTAAAAAGCTACCTTTATACGCTACTCCAGACCTACAGAAAATGCAGTGGTGGATTCAAaacatcccttttaaaaagataGTGAGGCGGAACCACTGAAGACCACTTGCTTTGGTACCTACTTTGGTACCTCTGCTTTGTAACAGGTCTCTAAAGTCTCAAGCACAAGCCTTTCTCAGCCCTCTCTCATTTATAGCAATGCTAGAGATTAAATCTGAGTCCTTCTTAATACAGAGCAAGGGCCATGCCatctgagctatggctcctccaCAACAATTTCTTAAATCAAGCCCTTCAATTACTCTTTTTACAAATAAGTCTCTTGCTGGTGCATCAGCAGAGAGTGTTCCTTTGGTGTTTCCAACATTAGTTTGATgtgctctttctccccccccccttttagtacCTTTGTGAGTGCCAGTTTGATGACAATCTAAAATTTAAGAACATCATTAATGAGGAAGATGCAGATGCTATGCGCCTTCAGCCGATTGGCAGAGACAAAGATGGGCTGACCTACTGGTACCAGCTGGATCAAGATCATAATGTTAGGGTGTATGTTGAAGAGCAAGATGATCAAGATGGGTCTTCATGGAAGTGCATTGTCAGGTATTGTTCTTTTTACCCTCCGTTTTCCAGACTCTACGCCGTTACGGTGGCTTTAGAAAAAAAACGCCTCTCTCAGGTTCATTtattagataggattttttaaatgttctctCTGACGCACTGTGTATAAGGAAATATTTACAGTTACTTGCAAATGTTTGCGATGGTTAAGTGCTGCACCTATAACAAAGCCAAATGCTTACAAAGTggtggttcagaaaagggccgcCAAAATGATCCAAGAAATTGGAGCAATTTCCCTGTGAAGAAAAGTTGCAGGACTTGGgacttttagtttagagaaaaagctgGAGCTTTTTATTATGATCATATTATAACACTTTGGCAGTGGACAGAGTTGtacgattttttttaaatattctgtttgaACTATATTGCTAtgatttgttttaataaaaaggggggaagagaagaggcgAGTAGGAGGTAAcattatagaagtttataaaattatgcatggcataacATAACATTAGAGCTCTCTCGTAACATTGGAACTCATGGGCACCACTGAAGATGAAtgttaggacagataaaagacagtacttcttcacgcagcacattaTTGTCAAACCATGGAactgctcccccaggaggcagcaatggccaccaacttgggagaCTTTAAAGAGGATTGGGAAAATTTATAGAGGAGGGGGCTATTGACGGCTGCTAGCCAAGATGGCTGTGCTCTACTTCCATAGGCAGCAAGGCTTCctaatacaagttgctggaaactactagaggggagagcgctcttgtgctcttgttctgctccctggtttcccgcaggcatctggttggccactgtgagaacaggatgctggaccaggtggggcTTTGGCTGATCTAGCAGGCCATTCTTAGGTCTGGAGATCTGGCCCTGAATATGGGCTGTGGGTGGTGCTGGAGTGCTGGCCGTTGCTCCTTTTTGTATGTCTATGTTCCTTTTGTTCCAGGCTTGTCATGCGTGGCTATTCCTTGGTTCTGCTATGCATGCAGGTAGGTGTGAGAGGAGGCTGGGAGCTGGTGTGACTGCTGAGAGTACAAAAGTGCAAGTGGTTCCCTATAGCAGTGATAGGTGTCTGTGAAATTCCTTAGGGGGAAGGGGCAGTTGTGGGGGCTGCAGCCATGGTTTTCCAGACATAGTCCTTTACCGTTTATTTGCTCTTCATTTTCCTGCTGGTGCTGGCAAAGCAGAATGCGTGCAGTCTGACTTGCACAAGTGTGGGATATTACACAAGGCTGGCAAGGTTATGGGGCTTGatgcgtttttttgttttttgtttatccaGAAGCCGAAATGAGCTGGCTGAAACTCTTGAACTCCTCAAAGCACAAATTGATCCTGAactattaaaaaaacagcaacaggatAATTCGTCACAGGAGAGCCCTAGTATTGAAGGAGAAGAGGCCAAAAAGGGCGAAGAAACGTCAGCCCAAGGTTTTCCTGCTACTCTTACCTTGCAAGGGATATTTTGCATTAATCATTTTCAGTGTTGACTATTTTGAGGGATATATGCACTGCAAATGTGGGCGTGATTCAAAATTGGAAGCCATTTAACCTAAAAAAgcgtgagaatttttttttttttaagtactgctGCTATTAAAGTGACATTAGGATGGataccaggcgagcctctctggggagagcattcctctAAGGAGGTGCCACCATTCGACTTGCATGCTAGCTCTCTTCTGTAGACTTCAAATAGTAAAGCAATCATTCACTCTTCCTAGAGGGCCTTGAGAATTGTAATTCCATACAGGGGAAGTGAGCTAGTATCGGAGATTTCTCAGAACAGCACAAAAATATAGTTTTCAGGGTTTCCTTGAGGGAATGAAGCCAGCATATATTTGTTACATAGATTTGCCCAGGTATTTCTGCTATACCGAAATGTTGACTCTGAGAACAGTGCCATTGGAACCATTTTTGTGTGGAGATGAGCTGATATTTAGCATTTGTGTTCAGTgtctggaaaaaaacaaaatgctTCAAAAGTTGCGTGGTACTGAGGGTGGGGAGGATTATTTGGCTTACGATGATTGTAACATTGCTTTactttgctcttttttttcttttaaatgaaacaGAAAGTGACTTGAAggtcaaagaagaaaaagaagagataaaagaGGAGCCGCCAAAGCAGTTGGAAAGCCTTCCACCTCCAGCAGTTTcggaagaggaaaagaagataAAATTAGAAAAAGTGCAAGAGAGGGACATCATAAAGCTGCCAGTTATAGTGAAGTTAGATAAAGCTTTGGAAAACAATGGGGAAATGCCGATTACCAAAGAAGAAAGGGACTCTTTTAAAGAAAACGTTAAGCCCGTTAAAGTGGAGGTGAAGGAAAATAAGCTAGAGCCAAAAGACTTGAAGGATGTAAATAGCAGTGCAGAGGCAACTGTTCACGAGCCTGAGAGGATAGAGTTCTGTGTCAATGTCAAGGCTCCCCAGGAAGTGGTGGAGCGAAGTGTGGAAGAAAGTGAGAAACTAAAAAATGACCAGCAGGCAAAGATTCCACTGAAAAAGCGAGAGATTAAGCTGACTGATGATTATGACAGCCCGTTAAAGGGGCCCTTGCGAAAATGTATCACCCCAACGAAGGATGTTTTGAAGGAGGAAGGGAAACAAGAGGAAGAGACATTTAAGAGAGTCCCTACAATTACCGATGGGAAATTTCTTGTAAATGGGGAGGTTAGTAGTGAGAAAATCATGCCAAATAACAAGTTGGAATGTTCCCCAGGCACAAAGGAAGAGACCTCCAGCCTGCCTAAGGAGAAAAATGGTGTAAGCAGCGAGAAAATACTAGAGACTGTTAGCACAATAGTAAGAACAGCTGATGTCGAAAGAAATATTTTGCATACAGGGAAGGAGGTAGCTAGTGTGATAGCTGAGGTTCCTTCTCAGAAAGTGCCTTTAAAGGAGGAGACCAgcccaaaaggaaaagaaaacttgCTTGACAGTAAGACTTCAGAGTCTGTAGTAGAAGCACCTTCAAAAATGGATGATTGTCTCAAGAAGTCAGTGGAACCTGTGAAAGCAAAAGACGGCCTGGCACCTCCCAAGGATTGTCCAGATAAATCCTTAACTGCATCTTCCCCAAAGGAGCAGGTTACTCCAGCAGTTGAAGAGGATCTGAAAAATAAGGGTCAGCCCGGGGAGAAGCCAGAGTTGGTAAGAGCAGCTGTGACTCCACCATCTGCTCCAGCCCTTCCCTCGGAGAAATCAGTCGCTGAGAAGGAGGAATCTGTCTCTAAAAGCACGCTTCCTGATAAATGCAAAGTACAGGCAGGGCAGGATTCTAAGCCACAGAAGGACTCTGAAGTTGAAGGGAAAGAAACGCCCCAGTTAGGCAATGCCCAAAGTTCTGTCGAGGAACCTCCTGAAGCTAAGAAAGAGCCTGTGAAAAGCAAGTGTAAATACAAGCTGATTTCTGAAGACGAAAGTTCTCTAACGGAGAATAGGGAAATCACCTCTGAGAGGCAGAAAGATGGGATCAAGCTCACAATCAGGATCTCGAGTAGAAAGAAAACCGACCCTCCTCCCAAGACTCAGAATGCAGCtgctgaaaaggaggaggaggcggctgttGGTGTTGGTCGCATTTTAAGGAGGTCTCCCCGGATATCTAAGCCCACTCCCAAAATAGCGGAGACCCGAGATCAGAAGCCCGAGAAAAAAcggagtgaggaggaggaggaggaaaaaccaG
This window contains:
- the RSF1 gene encoding remodeling and spacing factor 1 isoform X2; the encoded protein is MAAAAAAPPSPPPPPPPPPAAAPTEGPSCPGSWPNFAVICSFLERYGALLDLPELPFPELERVLQEPGEQVPRELVELHLKLMRKIGKSVTADRWEKYLIKMCQDFNSTWAWEMEKKGYFEMSMECKLGILKYLCECQFDDNLKFKNIINEEDADAMRLQPIGRDKDGLTYWYQLDQDHNVRVYVEEQDDQDGSSWKCIVRSRNELAETLELLKAQIDPELLKKQQQDNSSQESPSIEGEEAKKGEETSAQESDLKVKEEKEEIKEEPPKQLESLPPPAVSEEEKKIKLEKVQERDIIKLPVIVKLDKALENNGEMPITKEERDSFKENVKPVKVEVKENKLEPKDLKDVNSSAEATVHEPERIEFCVNVKAPQEVVERSVEESEKLKNDQQAKIPLKKREIKLTDDYDSPLKGPLRKCITPTKDVLKEEGKQEEETFKRVPTITDGKFLVNGEVSSEKIMPNNKLECSPGTKEETSSLPKEKNGVSSEKILETVSTIVRTADVERNILHTGKEVASVIAEVPSQKVPLKEETSPKGKENLLDSKTSESVVEAPSKMDDCLKKSVEPVKAKDGLAPPKDCPDKSLTASSPKEQVTPAVEEDLKNKGQPGEKPELVRAAVTPPSAPALPSEKSVAEKEESVSKSTLPDKCKVQAGQDSKPQKDSEVEGKETPQLGNAQSSVEEPPEAKKEPVKSKCKYKLISEDESSLTENREITSERQKDGIKLTIRISSRKKTDPPPKTQNAAAEKEEEAAVGVGRILRRSPRISKPTPKIAETRDQKPEKKRSEEEEEEKPAVVQKPEKKEDSKKQVKEINSKASKASQRSKVRWAGTRTRGRWKYSSNDESDDSESEEDSEDQEKEEEEEEEPAPADDDEPCKKCGLPNHPELILLCDSCDSGYHTACLRPPLMIIPDGEWFCPPCQHKLLCEKLEEQLQDLDIVLKKKERAERRKERLVYVGISIENIIPPREPEIPGVVDEKKKDSKKPKAKLLERRSTRQRKCISYRFDEFDEAIDEAIEDDIKDADGGGGGKGKDMANITGHRGKDISTILEEERKETKRPPRAVAVRRKKRRRLNDLDSDSNLDEEESEDEFRISDGSQDEFVVSDENVDESEEDQPSNDDSDAEFSKRRPRRHHSRPMRQSRRLRRKTAKKRYSEDDEDEDEDSEDNVSGESDASSEYSDEDYLETRRRRSRRNQKRQVNYKEDSESDGSQKTFRYGKELRRIHRRRLSSSDSEESDESKNSEDDKSTHVSKRSIRKRSHSTDEYSDDEDGDKEERPVRKRLNRIETDDDDDDNCSSASDKASKPVPAARPSATHGPQDVTKKPYRIESDDEEDFDNAGKVESPLDYSLVDLPSTNGQSPGKTIENLIGKPSEKAPAPKDSTANASLAPNGTSGAQEAGGPEEDEDELLRVTDLVDYVCNSEQL
- the RSF1 gene encoding remodeling and spacing factor 1 isoform X1, which produces MAAAAAAPPSPPPPPPPPPAAAPTEGPSCPGSWPNFAVICSFLERYGALLDLPELPFPELERVLQEPGEQVPRELVELHLKLMRKIGKSVTADRWEKYLIKMCQDFNSTWAWEMEKKGYFEMSMECKLGILKYLCECQFDDNLKFKNIINEEDADAMRLQPIGRDKDGLTYWYQLDQDHNVRVYVEEQDDQDGSSWKCIVRSRNELAETLELLKAQIDPELLKKQQQDNSSQESPSIEGEEAKKGEETSAQESDLKVKEEKEEIKEEPPKQLESLPPPAVSEEEKKIKLEKVQERDIIKLPVIVKLDKALENNGEMPITKEERDSFKENVKPVKVEVKENKLEPKDLKDVNSSAEATVHEPERIEFCVNVKAPQEVVERSVEESEKLKNDQQAKIPLKKREIKLTDDYDSPLKGPLRKCITPTKDVLKEEGKQEEETFKRVPTITDGKFLVNGEVSSEKIMPNNKLECSPGTKEETSSLPKEKNGVSSEKILETVSTIVRTADVERNILHTGKEVASVIAEVPSQKVPLKEETSPKGKENLLDSKTSESVVEAPSKMDDCLKKSVEPVKAKDGLAPPKDCPDKSLTASSPKEQVTPAVEEDLKNKGQPGEKPELVRAAVTPPSAPALPSEKSVAEKEESVSKSTLPDKCKVQAGQDSKPQKDSEVEGKETPQLGNAQSSVEEPPEAKKEPVKSKCKYKLISEDESSLTENREITSERQKDGIKLTIRISSRKKTDPPPKTQNAAAEKEEEAAVGVGRILRRSPRISKPTPKIAETRDQKPEKKRSEEEEEEKPAVVQKPEKKEDSKKQVKEINSKASKASQRSKVRWAGTRTRGRWKYSSNDESDDSESEEDSEDQEKEEEEEEEPAPADDDEPCKKCGLPNHPELILLCDSCDSGYHTACLRPPLMIIPDGEWFCPPCQHKLLCEKLEEQLQDLDIVLKKKERAERRKERLVYVGISIENIIPPREPEIPGVVDEKKKDSKKPKAKLLERRSTRQRKCISYRFDEFDEAIDEAIEDDIKDADGGGGGKGKDMANITGHRGKDISTILEEERKETKRPPRAVAVRRKKRRRLNDLDSDSNLDEEESEDEFRISDGSQDEFVVSDENVDESEEDQPSNDDSDAEFSKRRPRRHHSRPMRQSRRLRRKTAKKRYSEDDEDEDEDSEDNVSGESETDASSEYSDEDYLETRRRRSRRNQKRQVNYKEDSESDGSQKTFRYGKELRRIHRRRLSSSDSEESDESKNSEDDKSTHVSKRSIRKRSHSTDEYSDDEDGDKEERPVRKRLNRIETDDDDDDNCSSASDKASKPVPAARPSATHGPQDVTKKPYRIESDDEEDFDNAGKVESPLDYSLVDLPSTNGQSPGKTIENLIGKPSEKAPAPKDSTANASLAPNGTSGAQEAGGPEEDEDELLRVTDLVDYVCNSEQL